In Gouania willdenowi chromosome 17, fGouWil2.1, whole genome shotgun sequence, one DNA window encodes the following:
- the ap1m1 gene encoding AP-1 complex subunit mu-1 isoform X1: MSASAVYVLDLKGKVLVCRNYRGDVDMSEIEHFMTLLMDKEEEGTLSPILAHGGVRFMWIKHNNLYLVATSKKNASVSLVFSFLYKIVQVFSEYFKELEEESIRDNFVIIYELMDELMDFGYPQTTDSKILQEYITQEGHKLDTGAPRPPATVTNAVSWRSEGIKYRKNEVFLDVIESVNLLVSANGNVLRSEIVGSIKMRVFLSGMPELRLGLNDKVLFENTGRGKSKSVELEDVKFHQCVRLSRFENDRTISFIPPDGEFELMSYRLNTHVKPLIWIESVIEKHSHSRIEYMIKAKSQFKRRSTANNVEIHIPVPTDADSPKFKTTVGSVKWVPENSEIVWSIKSFPGGKEYLMRAHFGLPSVEAEDKEGKPPISVKFEIPYFTTSGIQVRYLKIIEKSGYQALPWVRYITQNGDYQLRTQ, from the exons ATGTCTGCTAGTGCCGTGTACGTCCTGGATCTGAAAGGAAAG GTCCTGGTGTGCCGAAACTACCGTGGAGATGTCGACATGTCAGAGATTGAACACTTCATGACTCTCCTGATGGACAAAGAGGAAGAGGGAACACTCTCTCCAATCCTGGCTCACGGGGGAGTTCGTTTCATGTGGATCAAACACAACAACCTCTACT TGGTTGCGACATCCAAGAAAAATGCCAGTGTTTCCCTGGTTTTCTCCTTCTTGTATAAAATAGTTCAG GTTTTCTCAGAGTATTTCAAAGAACTGGAGGAAGAGAGCATTAGAGATAACTTTGTGATCATTTACGAGCTGATGGATGAGCTGATGGACTTTGGCTATCCTCAAACCACTGACAGCAAGATTCTGCAAGA GTACATAACCCAGGAGGGCCACAAGCTGGACACCGGCGCCCCACGACCCCCGGCCACAGTCACCAACGCTGTGTCCTGGAGGTCAGAGGGCATCAAGTACAGGAAGAACGAGGTCTTCCTGGACGTCATTGAGTCAGTCAACCTCCTG GTCAGTGCCAATGGGAATGTGCTACGCAGTGAGATCGTTGGCTCCATTAAGATGCGTGTGTTTCTCTCTGGGATGCCAGAGCTGCGACTTGGTCTGAACGACAAGGTTCTGTTTGAAAACACTGGAC GAGGAAAGAGTAAATCAGTGGAGTTGGAAGACGTGAAGTTTCACCAGTGTGTTCGTCTGTCTCGCTTTGAGAACGACCGCACCATCTCCTTCATCCCTCCAGATGGAGAATTTGAGCTCATGTCCTATCGACTGAACACCCAT GTGAAGCCTTTGATCTGGATTGAGTCTGTGATTGAGAAGCACTCGCACAGTCGGATCGAATACATGATCAAG GCGAAAAGTCAGTTCAAAAGGCGTTCCACTGCCAACAACGTGGAGATTCATATTCCTGTGCCAACGGATGCCGACTCGCCCAAATTCAAGACCACAGTGGGCAGCGTCAAGTGGGTGCCTGAGAACAGCGAGATCGTCTGGTCCATCAAGTCCTTCCCT GGTGGGAAAGAGTATCTGATGAGGGCACATTTCGGTCTGCCCAGCGTAGAGGCTGAAGACAAGGAGGGAAAGCCACCAATCAGTGTCAAGTTTGAGATCCCGTACTTCACCACCTCCGGCATCCAG GTGCGTTATCTGAAGATCATTGAGAAGAGTGGATATCAGGCCTTGCCCTGGGTGCGCTACATCACCCAGAACGGAG ATTACCAGCTCCGGACCCAGTAG
- the ap1m1 gene encoding AP-1 complex subunit mu-1 isoform X2, producing the protein MSEIEHFMTLLMDKEEEGTLSPILAHGGVRFMWIKHNNLYLVATSKKNASVSLVFSFLYKIVQVFSEYFKELEEESIRDNFVIIYELMDELMDFGYPQTTDSKILQEYITQEGHKLDTGAPRPPATVTNAVSWRSEGIKYRKNEVFLDVIESVNLLVSANGNVLRSEIVGSIKMRVFLSGMPELRLGLNDKVLFENTGRGKSKSVELEDVKFHQCVRLSRFENDRTISFIPPDGEFELMSYRLNTHVKPLIWIESVIEKHSHSRIEYMIKAKSQFKRRSTANNVEIHIPVPTDADSPKFKTTVGSVKWVPENSEIVWSIKSFPGGKEYLMRAHFGLPSVEAEDKEGKPPISVKFEIPYFTTSGIQVRYLKIIEKSGYQALPWVRYITQNGDYQLRTQ; encoded by the exons ATGTCAGAGATTGAACACTTCATGACTCTCCTGATGGACAAAGAGGAAGAGGGAACACTCTCTCCAATCCTGGCTCACGGGGGAGTTCGTTTCATGTGGATCAAACACAACAACCTCTACT TGGTTGCGACATCCAAGAAAAATGCCAGTGTTTCCCTGGTTTTCTCCTTCTTGTATAAAATAGTTCAG GTTTTCTCAGAGTATTTCAAAGAACTGGAGGAAGAGAGCATTAGAGATAACTTTGTGATCATTTACGAGCTGATGGATGAGCTGATGGACTTTGGCTATCCTCAAACCACTGACAGCAAGATTCTGCAAGA GTACATAACCCAGGAGGGCCACAAGCTGGACACCGGCGCCCCACGACCCCCGGCCACAGTCACCAACGCTGTGTCCTGGAGGTCAGAGGGCATCAAGTACAGGAAGAACGAGGTCTTCCTGGACGTCATTGAGTCAGTCAACCTCCTG GTCAGTGCCAATGGGAATGTGCTACGCAGTGAGATCGTTGGCTCCATTAAGATGCGTGTGTTTCTCTCTGGGATGCCAGAGCTGCGACTTGGTCTGAACGACAAGGTTCTGTTTGAAAACACTGGAC GAGGAAAGAGTAAATCAGTGGAGTTGGAAGACGTGAAGTTTCACCAGTGTGTTCGTCTGTCTCGCTTTGAGAACGACCGCACCATCTCCTTCATCCCTCCAGATGGAGAATTTGAGCTCATGTCCTATCGACTGAACACCCAT GTGAAGCCTTTGATCTGGATTGAGTCTGTGATTGAGAAGCACTCGCACAGTCGGATCGAATACATGATCAAG GCGAAAAGTCAGTTCAAAAGGCGTTCCACTGCCAACAACGTGGAGATTCATATTCCTGTGCCAACGGATGCCGACTCGCCCAAATTCAAGACCACAGTGGGCAGCGTCAAGTGGGTGCCTGAGAACAGCGAGATCGTCTGGTCCATCAAGTCCTTCCCT GGTGGGAAAGAGTATCTGATGAGGGCACATTTCGGTCTGCCCAGCGTAGAGGCTGAAGACAAGGAGGGAAAGCCACCAATCAGTGTCAAGTTTGAGATCCCGTACTTCACCACCTCCGGCATCCAG GTGCGTTATCTGAAGATCATTGAGAAGAGTGGATATCAGGCCTTGCCCTGGGTGCGCTACATCACCCAGAACGGAG ATTACCAGCTCCGGACCCAGTAG